In Roseovarius sp. S88, the genomic window AGACACTCTGAATGGTCTCTAAGCACCTCAAGAACACGGCATTGCGCGGCGTTACCGCCGCTGCATTCCTTGACCATGCGCTTCAGTTCCGCGCGCAACGCTTTCAACCGTTCCATCCTCTGCTCAACGAGCTTCAATTGTCGGCGCGCGATTTCATCAGCTTCATGACAGGGCCGATCCGGTGCGTCCGACAAATCAAGTAACTCGCGGATCGCGTCGAGTGGAAACCCCAATTGTCTGCTATGCCGGATGAATGCGAGACGATCGAGCTCAGCGTCACCATAGCGTCTTTGCCCGCCTTCGGTTCGGCCGGGCTCCGGCATCAGGCCTATCTGCTCATAGTACCGGATTGTCTGAACCTTGGTGCCGGTCTTCTTCGCGAGCGTACCAATCGTGAGCATGATGAAACCCCGTTAATCCTCCAGTGAATGTAGATTTGTCTCGCCTGTAGCGCAACCGCGGAACTCACGTTTTGGCGATCTCCGGCGCGCGCTTTACAAAACCTCTTGAACCTACAGTTGCTAGAGGGTGTAACCCAGCTTGAAAATTAAGAATCAAACAGGCAGGACGAATTGCGTCTTTCAGGCATACAAAAGGTTTTATGGGTTCTGGCAGGCACAGCGCTTCTTGTGTTTGCGGTTTTTCAGTTTGCCGGACATCGGACCGATACCGACGCAGACATGTCTGACCCAGCCTTTCGCGCGGCGTTCGAACTGACAGATCACCAGGGAATGATCCAGACCGAGCGCGACTTCTCCGGGCGGTGGATGCTCGTCTTTTTCGGCTTCGCGAACTGTCCGGATGTGTGCCCAACAACGCTCGCCGAAGTTGCAGCCGTCATGGAAGACCTGGGAACGGATGCAGAAAAAGTACAAGCGATCTTCATTACGATTGATCCTGAACGCGACACTCCCGCTGCGCTGGCCGAGTTCGTGCCCTTGTTTGATGCAGGTATCATCGGGCTGACCGGAACGCCGGAGCAGATCGCAGAGACGTCTGAGACCTTTCCGATCTTCTATGAGCGGATTGAAGAAGCCTCCGCGCCAGATGGCTACACAATGGGCCATACATCGCATTTGTTCCTGTTCGATCCCGACGCGGGCTTCGCGGATCTCGTGGGCTTACGGCACACCCGCCGAAGAGATCCTCGCCGACCTAAGAGAGAGGCTCTGACCGAAATGACCCGCATATACGGAGAAACGGCCCTCGGGCTGGCGTGGGTGATCGCGCTTGCAGCCTCGCTGGCCGTTCTGTTCATTGGCGAGGTCCTGGGGCAGACACCCTGCCTGCTCTGTTGGTTCCAACGGGCCTTCATGTTTCCCCTCGCCATTGTGCTAGGACTTGGCCTCTGGTGGCGAGATGATCGCGTGGGCCGGTATGGGATCGCGCTTGCCATTGGCGGTGCCGCTGTCGCGCTCTGGCACCTGGGGCTTTATTTCGGTGTCATCCCGGAACGGATTCAACCCTGCACCGCAACAGGCCCCTCCTGCACGGACGACAACCAATTGGTGTTGGGCGTCCCAATCCCGCTGATGGCGCTTGCTGCTTTTGCCGCAATCGCGGCGCTGTCCGCTCTTTCTTTAAAGGACAAACACGCATGAACCGTCGTGGCCTCATTCTCTCTGTAGCAGCCCTAGGCGCCGCCGCTTTCGGGGGAGCAACTTGGTATGTAAACCGCCCTGCCCCGGTATCTGAGACAGAAGCCGTCGCCCCGGAATTGGCAGAAGTTCTGATACGGCCCTACTCTCCTGTTCTTGGTCCGGAGGACGCGCCTGTAACCATCGTCGAGTTTTTCGATCCCGCCTGCGAGGCCTGCCGGGCGTTTCATCCTATTGTGAAGGACATCATGGCTGAGCATGGCGATGCCGTGCGCGTCGTCATCCGCTACACGCCGTTTCATGGTGAGGGCTCGGAAGTAGCCATCCGCGTTCTTGAGGCCGCGCGCATGCAAGGCGTCTTCGAACCTGTATTGGAGGCTGTCCTGCGGGATCAGCCCCAATGGGCTTCTCATGGCGGCATGCGGCCGGAGTTGCTGATCGGGATAGC contains:
- a CDS encoding DsbA family protein — its product is MNRRGLILSVAALGAAAFGGATWYVNRPAPVSETEAVAPELAEVLIRPYSPVLGPEDAPVTIVEFFDPACEACRAFHPIVKDIMAEHGDAVRVVIRYTPFHGEGSEVAIRVLEAARMQGVFEPVLEAVLRDQPQWASHGGMRPELLIGIAASAGLDPEAAQAQLLAPQTTGVLNQDRADVETVGVRQTPTFFVNGKPLDPFGEAELRRLVADEVTAANS
- a CDS encoding MerR family transcriptional regulator, with translation MLTIGTLAKKTGTKVQTIRYYEQIGLMPEPGRTEGGQRRYGDAELDRLAFIRHSRQLGFPLDAIRELLDLSDAPDRPCHEADEIARRQLKLVEQRMERLKALRAELKRMVKECSGGNAAQCRVLEVLRDHSECLTEHDQIGA
- a CDS encoding disulfide bond formation protein B; the encoded protein is MTRIYGETALGLAWVIALAASLAVLFIGEVLGQTPCLLCWFQRAFMFPLAIVLGLGLWWRDDRVGRYGIALAIGGAAVALWHLGLYFGVIPERIQPCTATGPSCTDDNQLVLGVPIPLMALAAFAAIAALSALSLKDKHA